The sequence below is a genomic window from Bacteroidia bacterium.
TTTGGCTTAACGTAAAGTGCGCTGTTGTTGAAAAAGCGCGAATCGTACCGAACTCCTCCAGAAACTTCCAAACGATTAAATGTTTTTTTAACCACTGCAAAAGCGCCAGCATCCAATGAATTATACGAAGGAATCACTGCCTCCGTACCTTGCGAAGAATTGTTGGATTGATACATTCCATTGATCCCGACAATCGGTTGCCAACCTTTTTTTTCCGGGAAATAATATTTGGTATCGTATGAAAAAGTATTTAATACCAAATCTAAACCGGGTACATCTGGTGCTGTAGGATGGCTGTATTCTCTACGAATGCTTTCTTGATATCCCAAATTAACCGCCAATTTTCCGTTTCCGAGGATAAAGTTATTGGTTGTGTAAAGACGGTAATGTTGAACATGTTGATGTAAAATACTGATGTCGTATGTATTTAATTCTGCTGGAGAAACCACTGGGCGAAATAAATCTGCTTCTGTAATTTGTTTGGTAAACTGCCCTGTTAGCGAATCTCGGCTGCCATCTGGAATTTCTTGCAAATCATCAAACACCGAAAAATTCAATCGGGAATAACCCCATGATTTATTTAAACCAACCGTCCCGCTGGCATCTGTTTCTCGAAACGCTGTTCCATAATCACGCCCATCGTATTTATTTTGATAGTCCATCGCCATTTTATGCGACACGCGCCCTAACCACTCGAAGCCATTAGCAGCACTGCCAGACAGCATCGCAGAATTCCCAATCATTCCATTATTGGTTTGATATTCGCTCAACACTTCCCCTTGTATTTTTCCTTCGGGAGCAACTGGTGTTGGAATGATATTTACCACGCCTGCCAAGGCATCAGAGCCATACATCAAACTTGCTGGACCTTTGATAATTTCTATTTTATCAATATCGTATTCGTCTGCTTCTATTCCGTGTTCATCGCCCCATTGTTGCCCTTCCTGGCGCAATCCATCATAAGTTGTAAGCACACGATTGTATCCCAAACCGCGGATAAAAGGCTTGGAAACATTGGGTCCCGTAGTAACGGTACTTACACCTGGCACTTTCGCAATGGCATCAATCGCATTGGTAGCCATGTTTTGCTGCAGGTATTCGTGATCAATAGAAACGATCGGCACCGGACTTTGTTTTACTTCCGTAGCTTGCGAAACACCCGTTATGGTTACTTCATTGCCTTCTGTGGCGGATTGCTTTAGTGCGAAATTTTTTGTTGTAACAACAGCAAAATCAAGAGTTACCACCACATTTGCATAACCCAAGTATTGCACTTGCACCAAAAATTTTTTTTTCGGGAGATTACTGATTTTATAAACGCCGTTGATGTCGCTTACTGCACCTTCTTTTAAATCTGGGATATAAACGGCAACTCCAGGAATCGCCTCTTTGGTATCAGCATCCGTAATAGTGCCGCTTAATGTTTGGGCGTTCCCCAAAACTAAAATTCCCATAAAAAGGACGAGAAAAAATATTTTTTTCATTCTAATTTCTTGATAAATAAATTGTGTGAAAAAACCATTTCGAAAAATTATTTTTTCGAAGGTAGCTAATTGTGTTTTGTTTTTACACGATTGTAGGAGGAGCTCTTGCTTTTAAGGTATTCTGATATTCCTTTTCAGGAGTATTAAAAATCAATTTGGCAATAAATAGCGCGGATGTTTTTTCAATCGAAAAATTATTTTTTTCAACAGAAAATATTTTAATTAAATGCGCCGAGCACACAAAACAAACATCCGTAGAACTGTTGTGTAAATGTGGATTCTGAGTGTTGCTGTGAGTTAAATCATTGGAACTGTCGCTGCCGGTATAAATACATTTCAGCTCCTCTTCGTGATGGTGAAAAGCGCAAAAAGGAAACTGCACGTATAAAAAAACCGTGAGTAATAAAAGTCCTGAAATGCGATTGCGTAATTTCTTTTTCACCGTTTTTATAAGTCGAATGGCGACAAATATACTATAATATTTTTTTCGACTCCTGTTAAAAAATCTTAAAGAAAAACAAGATTATTGCTTAAAAAAATATTTTTTTGAACGATAAATTTCTACGAATAAAAAAAGGCATCGAAAAATTAATTTTTCGATGCCTTAAAATGCGATGAAATAAATATTAAAAATGGTGTCTGAAAAATTATTTTTTCAAAAATTAATGTCCCGTTAAAGCTTTATAATCTTCCACAGAAAGCAACTCGCTCAATTCATTTTTATCGCCGATGCTGATTTTTACCATCCATCCTTTTCCGTACGGATCTTTATTTACAACTTCCGGATTGCTTTGTAATTCAGGATTTATTTCCAACACACTTCCTGTTAAAGGCATAAATAAATCGGAAACTGTTTTCACGGCTTCCACCGTTCCAAAAACTTCTTCTTTGTTCAACGATTCTCCTTGTGTTTCAATTTCTACGTACACAATATCGCCCAATTCGTTTTGTGCGAAATCAGTAATTCCGATATACGCGTTAGCACCTTCTACACGCACCCATTCGTGGTCTTTGGTGTATTTTAAATTCTCAGGAAAATTCATAGAAATATTTTTTTGTTCGCGCAAAGATAAATTATATTTCCTATCCGAAAATTATTTTTTTGAAAGAAAAATGAGCTTTGAAAAATTAATTTTTCGAAGCCCAAAAATCGTTAAAAAAAATTTTATCCGCGTACGCGATTTAAGGAAAGCGACTTGAGCAGCCACATTGGTAAAGATTTTTCCGGATTCCTTTTTTGTAAATTCAAGTACCAACCTATTTTTTTAAGAATCGGAATTTTATGTGTTTCCACGAATTCTATCAGCGTTCCATCCGGATCTTCGATGTAACTAAAATGTCCTGCAGCTTCGCCCATATCAAAGGAATTAGCGCTATCCACCGTAAACGGAAATCCTTTTTCAGTACATTCTTTTTCCAAATTCGCCATGCCAGTAATATCAAAACACAAATGGATAAAACCTAAATCTCCCCAAAAGCGATTCACAAATATTTTTTGTGGTGTGCGATCGTAAATTTTCACCAATTCAATTTGACTCGCGCCCAACAAACGACTGAAACTACCTTTGCGCAAACCGCCATGTTTTAATAATACGCGACGCACTTTATTTTTTCCACTCGGCAAACAATTAAAATCATCAAAAACACCTTCTTCATCGTACACCACTTCGTTATAACCCAACACATCGCTGTATAATTTTCGCGCTTTATCAATGTCGGAAACACCAATCATACAACCTGCAGAACCGCCAGTTAATTGTTTTCCTTTGCTGATGCTGAGCCAATCCCAGCCCTTTACTACTTGAAAAAGATTTCCGAACGGATCACGCATAAAAAAATGTTCATTGCCTGCTGGATCTTTTAATATTTCACTTACTAAATCTATATTTTTAGATTTGTAATTTTCGTAAGATCCTTTCACATCAATGGTTTTGATACGGGTACAAAAAATTCCATAATCGCCCAATTGCAAATCAAATGTAGCAGATTCCGCTTTACGACTGGTATATTGCCATATTTCAAAACCGCCGCCACCTTTTAAATTAATGGCTAAAATAGCATGACGCGCCTGCGTTTTCCCGCCCGTGTAAGGCAACATCAACTTTGCTTCCGCAGCTTCTTCAAAAATAGGAATGTCCATCCCGAACGTTTGACGATACCATTTGAAAGCCTCTTTTACATTAGGAACTCCGATGCCAATTTGTTGTATGCCTACGATGTTTTTTATCATAAAAGAAGTATCTGTCCGCTTTATAGCTTTGCGAAAGTAATTTATTTTTTTATTCTTTCCACTATTAAATTAGCGAAATTAAACACGAAAACAGATTCTTTTCGTAAAATTTAATCGATAAAAAATCAGTCAGTAAAAATTATTTTTTTTGATTTAAAAGTTTTTTCAAAGCACGAATTTTGTCGTTGAAAAAATTATTTTTTTGAGGATGTTTTATTTTTAATTTTTCAAACGCATGGATGGCTTTTGCATAATTTCCTTGCTGTTCGTAAATATTCGCGAGCGTTTCCGTTACAAAAAAATCATCGTCCATCACACTTTGGCGCGCCATATTTACGGGCGAATAAAATGCAGTTTTAGGTTTTATTTTTGGAGCGTCTTCAATAAATTTAGAGATTAAATCCGTTGCATTATCTGTTGTTTTTGATTCCGAAATTGAGGTTTCATTTCCATCTGTTTTTCGCAACCAATCCGAAAAGGAATGTTTTGTTTTCGTAAAATTCTCATTCGCTTTTTCAATCAGATTTTCAACAACAGGATTTTCTGATTCCAATTTTATTTCTTCGACTTGAATTAAATTCAGCTCGAAAGATGCGCTCACAGCCTCTTTCAAAATTTCTTGATCAACCGCATCTGAAAAATTATTTTTTTCAGGCTCCAAAATTTGTTCTTCTTCGCGCTCTAAATTACGAACGATACTTTCTTCATTTTTAGGCGCTACCAAATCGGGCGTCGAAATATTATTTTTTTGAAGTGCTTTTTCTTCCGCAGTTTTACTCGTTTTTTTGATGAGTTGATACAACACCGTTCGGTTGCCGGAATAAGCAGCCGCCTTTTTTAATTGTGTATTGTAATTGATATTATTGTCGTTGTGAAGCGCTTTTAAATACAACAAATGCGCCGTTTGAAAATACGGAAATTGTTCTAGCACTTTTTCTATTTCTGCTGCATCCTTTGCCGTTAGCTGCTCAGGAGTTTTTATAAATTGTTTAAATTGTTGAAGATTCATTTGTAAAAATCACCAATTGTTTAATGCTTTGTTGAAAATATCTTCTGCTAATTGCTTATTTATTTGCGTAATCAAATCGTTTTCTACCGCTGCCAATTGCTGACTGCTATTGTAATCCGCGAAGCGAGAAAAACTGGCTTCAAAATTTTTTGACTTGTCGAATTTACTTGCGTATTTTACTTGCACCGTAATGGTAAGGCGCGTCAGCGCGGATACATCGCCTGGTTTAATTGCCAAAGGCTGTGTAGAAAATCCGGTGATAGAGCCTTCAAAATTCAAATCTCCGCCTTTGTTGATAAGCGTAAGATGTGTTTGTTGCGAAAAATAATTTTTTAATTCTTCCGTAAAAAGCTGACTCAATGTTGGTCCTGCCAAAGGCGCATAATTCGGAAAATACTGTATGGAAATTGTTTTTGCCTGAGGTGGAACACTCGCGCCATTAAAGGAATAACTCATTTTACAACCAGAAATAAGCAAGAAAAAACAAGAGATAAAAAATAAATTTTTAGTTTTTTTCAACTGATTTTTTAGTGCCATTCGTTCGTTATTCTTGAATATTGTATTCACTTATTTTGCGATACAACGTACGCTCGGAAATACCTAAATCTTTCGCCGCATATTTTCGTTTCCCACGGTATTTGTGCAAGGCTTTTTTTATTAAATCAACTTCCTTTTCTTCAATGGAAAGAGATTCTTCAACTACTTCTACCTGTTCATGAAAATCAGGATTGTATTTTGTTTTCGGATGAATTTGAACACCATTTTTATCTGTAGAAAGCGGATTTATATCGTCGTAAATTTTCTGAATTATTGGATGATTTTCTGCTTGAAATTCTTCGGAAGAAAAGTTTGCGTTTTTCATTAAACCCAACACTACTTTTTTCAAATCCGTCAAATCTTTTTTCATGTCAAACAACACTTTGTACAATAAATCACGTTCCGAAAAATCGTTTCCCGAATTTTCTCCTCCTCCCAAAACCATTGGCAATCGTGAGGCTTGTATTTGCGGTAAATACTTTAAAAGCGTTTCGGCGTTGATGTCTTTGTTTTTTTCGATGATGGAAATTTGCTCAGTAATGTTTTTAAGTTGACGTACATTTCCATTCCAATAATAATTAATAAGCAGTTGCTCTGCCTCTGCATTCAGCTTTATAGTAGGCATTCGGTACTTTGCAGAAAAATCAGCAGCAAATTTTCGGAAGATTAAAAAAATATCATCTTTACGTTCGCGCAAAGGCGGGATGTTGATGGGCACAGTGTTTAAGCGATAATATAAATCCTCTCTAAACTTTCCTTTTTCGATGGCTTGCGTAATATTCACGTTGGTGGCAGCAACAATTCGAACATTTGTTTTAAGCACTTTTGAAGATCCTACTTTTATAAATTCACCTGATTCTAAAACACGTAAAAGTCTTGCTTGCGTAGCGATTGGAAGCTCTGCTACTTCATCTAAAAAAATAGTTCCACCATTGGCTACTTCAAAATAACCTTTGCGTGCTTCATGTGCGCCAGTAAATGAGCCTTTCTCATGTCCGAACAATTCAGAATCAATTGTTCCTTCTGGAATGGCGCCGCAGTTTACAGCAATGTATGCACCGTGTTTACGCGTACTTAAATGATGAATAATTTGTGGAAAAACTTCTTTTCCTGTTCCGCTTTCGCCCGTTACCAACACGCTCAAATCCGTTGATGCCACTTGTTTGGCAATATCAATCGCTCTTTCCAAAGCAGGAGAACTACCAATAATTCCAAAACGATTTTTTATTTCTTGTACAGTCATTTTTAGAATTCAGAAATTAAGAAACAACTTTTCCAATTAACGTTGCAGGCGTGCAAGACGTTACCAATACATTTACGTAATCTCCCTTTTTAAAATTCTCTTTCGGAAAAACAACTACTGTATTTTGTGAATTACGGCCTGA
It includes:
- a CDS encoding DUF6769 family protein — protein: MKKKLRNRISGLLLLTVFLYVQFPFCAFHHHEEELKCIYTGSDSSNDLTHSNTQNPHLHNSSTDVCFVCSAHLIKIFSVEKNNFSIEKTSALFIAKLIFNTPEKEYQNTLKARAPPTIV
- a CDS encoding sigma-54 dependent transcriptional regulator; this encodes MTVQEIKNRFGIIGSSPALERAIDIAKQVASTDLSVLVTGESGTGKEVFPQIIHHLSTRKHGAYIAVNCGAIPEGTIDSELFGHEKGSFTGAHEARKGYFEVANGGTIFLDEVAELPIATQARLLRVLESGEFIKVGSSKVLKTNVRIVAATNVNITQAIEKGKFREDLYYRLNTVPINIPPLRERKDDIFLIFRKFAADFSAKYRMPTIKLNAEAEQLLINYYWNGNVRQLKNITEQISIIEKNKDINAETLLKYLPQIQASRLPMVLGGGENSGNDFSERDLLYKVLFDMKKDLTDLKKVVLGLMKNANFSSEEFQAENHPIIQKIYDDINPLSTDKNGVQIHPKTKYNPDFHEQVEVVEESLSIEEKEVDLIKKALHKYRGKRKYAAKDLGISERTLYRKISEYNIQE
- a CDS encoding TonB-dependent receptor produces the protein MGILVLGNAQTLSGTITDADTKEAIPGVAVYIPDLKEGAVSDINGVYKISNLPKKKFLVQVQYLGYANVVVTLDFAVVTTKNFALKQSATEGNEVTITGVSQATEVKQSPVPIVSIDHEYLQQNMATNAIDAIAKVPGVSTVTTGPNVSKPFIRGLGYNRVLTTYDGLRQEGQQWGDEHGIEADEYDIDKIEIIKGPASLMYGSDALAGVVNIIPTPVAPEGKIQGEVLSEYQTNNGMIGNSAMLSGSAANGFEWLGRVSHKMAMDYQNKYDGRDYGTAFRETDASGTVGLNKSWGYSRLNFSVFDDLQEIPDGSRDSLTGQFTKQITEADLFRPVVSPAELNTYDISILHQHVQHYRLYTTNNFILGNGKLAVNLGYQESIRREYSHPTAPDVPGLDLVLNTFSYDTKYYFPEKKGWQPIVGINGMYQSNNSSQGTEAVIPSYNSLDAGAFAVVKKTFNRLEVSGGVRYDSRFFNNSALYVKPNASTGFDETVTGSDTLGASRPFGNYKHTFSGVTGSFGGSYDVTDKFLIKANIARGYRAPNIAEISANGVHPGTNVYQIGNPDLSPEFSLQEDLGFSYTSKAVVASLDLFNNDISNYIYNQKLTNNKGQDSVIVTGNQTFKYTASHAELYGGEFSLDIHPTDWLHFENGFSAVFAVNKGNGQPVADSAKYLPFIPPVHLTSDLRATFKKKYTHFSHLFAKAEVELFAAQNRVFLAYNTETPTPGYTIFNIGLGADITSRSGKTLFHFSVMGNNLFDAAYQDHLSRLKYFGYNYATGRMGMFNMGRNIGFKITVPLDLK
- the gcvH gene encoding glycine cleavage system protein GcvH; the protein is MNFPENLKYTKDHEWVRVEGANAYIGITDFAQNELGDIVYVEIETQGESLNKEEVFGTVEAVKTVSDLFMPLTGSVLEINPELQSNPEVVNKDPYGKGWMVKISIGDKNELSELLSVEDYKALTGH
- a CDS encoding VOC family protein; this encodes MIKNIVGIQQIGIGVPNVKEAFKWYRQTFGMDIPIFEEAAEAKLMLPYTGGKTQARHAILAINLKGGGGFEIWQYTSRKAESATFDLQLGDYGIFCTRIKTIDVKGSYENYKSKNIDLVSEILKDPAGNEHFFMRDPFGNLFQVVKGWDWLSISKGKQLTGGSAGCMIGVSDIDKARKLYSDVLGYNEVVYDEEGVFDDFNCLPSGKNKVRRVLLKHGGLRKGSFSRLLGASQIELVKIYDRTPQKIFVNRFWGDLGFIHLCFDITGMANLEKECTEKGFPFTVDSANSFDMGEAAGHFSYIEDPDGTLIEFVETHKIPILKKIGWYLNLQKRNPEKSLPMWLLKSLSLNRVRG
- a CDS encoding LptE family protein — protein: MSYSFNGASVPPQAKTISIQYFPNYAPLAGPTLSQLFTEELKNYFSQQTHLTLINKGGDLNFEGSITGFSTQPLAIKPGDVSALTRLTITVQVKYASKFDKSKNFEASFSRFADYNSSQQLAAVENDLITQINKQLAEDIFNKALNNW